A genomic segment from Thioalkalivibrio sp. K90mix encodes:
- the csf1 gene encoding type IV CRISPR-associated protein Csf1, which yields MRAVPSPSRMLAEATGLEPIGGPAPEACTCRLCGGAVAAGEPRFEQKFGATFNDGPATLDRVGNWICGWCGPFLEAAQMTQMQGVLVHQAEGERGQAWRVTRKAHIRWAFEQNFEGPLVIALATRKREHLIWQAPVSLSPDVLQLRVGRDTLLVRRPVLDRYREAATDERLESLFPRTAADKRLYRLGQQLEQASMGGFDGPRAWYADLPEDLVRAYEALGPGELWFAQYVLTQALDEPPRFKFDRLNPPKD from the coding sequence ATGAGGGCCGTACCCAGCCCCTCACGGATGCTGGCCGAGGCCACCGGGCTCGAGCCTATCGGGGGCCCGGCGCCCGAGGCCTGTACCTGTCGTCTGTGTGGCGGAGCCGTGGCCGCCGGAGAACCGCGCTTCGAGCAGAAGTTCGGCGCGACATTCAACGATGGCCCCGCGACCCTGGACCGGGTCGGCAACTGGATCTGCGGCTGGTGCGGGCCCTTTCTTGAAGCCGCCCAGATGACGCAGATGCAGGGGGTATTGGTGCATCAAGCGGAGGGCGAACGCGGCCAGGCCTGGCGGGTGACTCGTAAGGCGCACATCCGCTGGGCGTTCGAACAGAACTTTGAGGGGCCGCTGGTCATCGCGCTCGCTACCCGGAAACGGGAACATCTGATCTGGCAGGCACCGGTCAGCCTGTCACCGGATGTCCTGCAACTGCGTGTTGGTCGCGACACCCTCCTGGTCCGACGCCCGGTGCTGGATCGCTACCGCGAGGCGGCCACGGATGAGCGCCTGGAATCACTGTTTCCGAGAACGGCCGCGGACAAGCGGCTCTACCGACTGGGGCAGCAGCTCGAACAGGCATCGATGGGCGGATTCGATGGCCCGCGCGCGTGGTACGCCGATCTTCCCGAGGACCTGGTGCGCGCCTATGAGGCCCTGGGCCCCGGCGAGCTGTGGTTCGCCCAATACGTCCTGACCCAGGCGCTGGACGAACCGCCCCGGTTCAAGTTCGACCGCCTGAACCCACCGAAAGACTGA
- the csf2 gene encoding type IV CRISPR-associated protein Csf2, translating to MIRLEGTLYTTSPLHITDASQDRRIESGNSTMPVTGTQTLTVVSRDPDSGETHTRRVPVIPSNSIRGRIRRAGADVLMEALKAKGENLTLPAYHTVCAGTADGRPDKGSSVSLSALHQRREHPFIGLFGGGPEMVESRFLTDTAWALVPETVASIDVPAACEDAVVDPMGREKRLPLTQVIYFRRMDDILQFSDPKAAERIEDYETAAQEWLDNQRTRSNGDEERGDRVQGWNATEIVLAGMPFSFRIGTTTSSSEVQDGLLLAALERFVERFPNLGGWKVKGFGRYDLSSIRMSCDGEDAGLVFTRDGGQLRLNRDNPAVAERLDAWASYANSDALTAAEIQEWAKAA from the coding sequence ATGATTCGACTCGAAGGAACGCTGTACACAACCAGCCCGCTGCACATCACCGATGCCAGTCAGGATCGGCGCATCGAGAGCGGGAATTCCACGATGCCAGTCACCGGCACGCAAACACTGACGGTCGTGAGCCGCGACCCGGATTCCGGGGAGACCCATACCCGCCGGGTCCCGGTCATCCCGAGCAACTCGATCCGGGGGCGTATCCGCCGCGCCGGCGCGGATGTCCTGATGGAAGCGCTGAAGGCCAAGGGCGAGAATCTGACTCTGCCAGCCTATCACACGGTCTGCGCCGGGACCGCCGACGGGCGGCCGGACAAGGGCAGCTCCGTCAGTCTGAGCGCGCTGCACCAGCGCCGGGAGCACCCGTTCATCGGCCTGTTCGGGGGCGGCCCCGAAATGGTCGAGTCCCGCTTTCTCACCGATACCGCCTGGGCCCTGGTGCCCGAGACGGTCGCAAGCATCGATGTGCCGGCCGCCTGCGAGGATGCCGTGGTGGATCCGATGGGGCGGGAAAAGCGCCTGCCACTGACGCAGGTGATCTACTTCCGCCGTATGGACGACATCCTCCAGTTCTCCGATCCGAAAGCCGCCGAGCGGATCGAGGACTACGAGACGGCCGCTCAGGAATGGCTCGATAATCAGCGCACCCGTAGCAACGGCGATGAGGAGCGCGGGGATCGCGTGCAGGGATGGAATGCCACGGAGATCGTGCTGGCGGGCATGCCGTTCTCTTTTCGGATCGGGACCACCACCAGCAGCAGCGAAGTGCAGGATGGGCTTTTGCTGGCGGCGCTGGAACGCTTCGTCGAGCGCTTCCCGAACCTGGGCGGCTGGAAGGTGAAGGGGTTCGGTCGTTACGACCTGTCCTCGATCCGCATGTCCTGTGACGGTGAGGACGCGGGCCTGGTGTTCACCCGCGACGGCGGGCAGCTCCGACTCAACCGCGACAACCCGGCAGTGGCCGAGCGTCTGGACGCCTGGGCGTCCTACGCGAACTCGGATGCACTGACGGCGGCTGAGATCCAGGAATGGGCGAAGGCCGCGTGA
- the csf3 gene encoding type IV CRISPR-associated protein Csf3: MASETMEPLRITGRMHGLMIEPERPIALDGILAWAIVERARMEGAEDPLEAQESLPLAFDADRSVWKASWIFRRYESPLQTRQQTKKTDVPALLDGRNAGHWEGRVDAIATGTGMYKGAVLDRTYRQISEVSAWCIGNRERIEELLGMVNGLGSLRRQGFGRISGWAVESDPEAENQWSQRALPNNPGGFLRSTGALSPPYWRQDRVQPIWTPMTDQL; the protein is encoded by the coding sequence ATGGCGTCGGAAACGATGGAGCCCCTGCGCATTACCGGGCGGATGCACGGGCTGATGATCGAGCCCGAGCGACCGATCGCACTCGACGGGATTCTGGCCTGGGCCATAGTCGAGCGCGCCCGCATGGAGGGAGCGGAGGATCCGCTGGAGGCGCAGGAGTCGTTGCCGCTGGCGTTCGATGCGGACCGGAGCGTCTGGAAGGCCAGTTGGATCTTCCGGCGCTACGAAAGCCCACTCCAGACCCGCCAGCAGACGAAGAAAACCGACGTGCCTGCCCTGCTCGACGGGCGCAACGCCGGACACTGGGAAGGGCGTGTGGATGCGATTGCCACGGGTACCGGCATGTACAAGGGGGCCGTCCTGGACCGGACCTACCGGCAGATCAGTGAGGTTTCGGCCTGGTGCATCGGGAACCGCGAGCGTATCGAGGAGCTTCTGGGGATGGTTAATGGCCTGGGATCTCTGCGGCGGCAGGGCTTCGGGCGAATCTCGGGGTGGGCCGTGGAGTCTGATCCAGAAGCTGAAAACCAGTGGAGCCAGCGTGCCCTGCCGAACAACCCCGGCGGGTTCCTGCGTTCGACCGGGGCCCTGTCTCCGCCCTACTGGCGACAGGATCGGGTTCAACCCATCTGGACACCAATGACGGATCAGCTCTGA
- a CDS encoding ATP-dependent helicase, translating into MDDVVLDPQQETAAQIVEGPALILAGAGAGKTATLTERTARMLESGHHPENLLMLTFSRKAAREMYARLRDRLDTQDRKALPTIENFHSFGWKLLQSNPTRCQRKSGVSLMDANDQKKELRRLHKDLADDAFREDVPVKKLMTVHDVLSNEGIILGDQYARTGDENPERRQRIMALLTAQGIRRAHWGRLNDILRRYEENKRMANTVDFGDLVALPAAGLSAYPEWAAKLEERFTHIAVDEAQDTNRIQYAMLRLFSSHNNVIMVGDDDQCIYEWRGAAPSNLRTFRDETEAAIVRLERNYRSTPSIVSAAARHIACNQTRIEKSPYAEGRADGDPPDGQQHPDGVAMANAIAQDIREAIDSGISPKRIAILYRVNKIARVLEPALIARGIPYHIAQGIDVFQTPEAQLLMGAVRLVQNPQDSMAATKLAQLVKGLGERSLNDMIGYSVIHDLPILECRQHVKLSKPAFAAAERLSQMIDGLAQWPPLYLAEWALDPEMGGFQDTLKELSKTADKPKTMYERRLTTIMSIEEAIQGRFGTSDQGKADAEYSRSEQWEIVQELALAAPDEEAEQDAVTVATVFRVKGLEYHTVHIAGMSDGLMPMRRSSDKPPMFDEDEDEAAQNVEEERRLSYVAATRARERLVVHHADRIHWGYDEDFFTPSGFADEMGLTWREVEPVGDAGAGVSGSREIVMEALQEAAESE; encoded by the coding sequence ATGGATGATGTCGTACTCGACCCCCAGCAGGAGACCGCCGCGCAGATCGTGGAGGGGCCTGCACTGATTTTGGCCGGGGCAGGGGCGGGCAAGACCGCGACTCTGACCGAGCGCACCGCGCGCATGCTGGAAAGCGGCCACCACCCCGAAAACCTCCTGATGCTGACTTTCTCGCGCAAGGCGGCGCGGGAGATGTACGCCCGCCTGCGGGACCGGCTGGACACCCAGGACCGCAAGGCCCTACCTACCATCGAGAATTTCCACTCCTTCGGTTGGAAGCTGCTTCAGTCGAACCCCACGCGCTGCCAGCGCAAGTCGGGCGTAAGTCTGATGGACGCCAACGACCAGAAAAAGGAACTGCGGCGTCTGCATAAGGATCTGGCGGACGACGCGTTCCGCGAGGACGTGCCGGTCAAGAAGCTGATGACGGTCCATGATGTGCTGTCGAATGAGGGCATCATCCTCGGCGACCAGTACGCCCGAACCGGGGACGAGAACCCCGAGCGCCGCCAGCGGATCATGGCCCTGTTGACCGCGCAGGGCATTCGTCGCGCTCACTGGGGGCGACTCAACGACATCCTGCGCCGGTACGAAGAAAACAAGCGCATGGCGAACACCGTGGACTTCGGGGATCTGGTGGCGTTGCCAGCGGCAGGCCTTTCCGCCTATCCGGAGTGGGCCGCCAAGCTGGAAGAGCGCTTCACGCACATCGCCGTGGACGAGGCCCAGGACACCAACCGCATCCAGTACGCGATGCTTCGGCTGTTCTCCTCGCACAACAACGTAATTATGGTCGGTGATGATGACCAGTGTATCTACGAGTGGCGCGGGGCGGCTCCGAGCAACCTTCGCACTTTCCGTGACGAGACGGAGGCCGCGATCGTCCGTCTGGAGCGCAACTACCGCTCCACACCCAGCATCGTCTCGGCCGCGGCGCGGCACATTGCCTGCAACCAGACCCGGATCGAGAAAAGCCCCTACGCCGAAGGTCGGGCGGATGGCGACCCCCCGGACGGGCAGCAGCACCCGGACGGCGTTGCGATGGCGAATGCGATCGCGCAGGACATCCGTGAGGCCATCGATTCCGGAATCTCGCCCAAGCGCATCGCGATCCTGTACCGGGTGAACAAGATCGCTCGGGTGCTGGAACCGGCCTTGATCGCGCGCGGCATCCCGTATCACATCGCCCAGGGGATCGATGTTTTCCAGACCCCGGAGGCGCAGCTTCTGATGGGCGCGGTACGGTTGGTGCAGAACCCGCAGGATTCGATGGCGGCGACCAAGCTCGCGCAACTGGTCAAGGGCCTCGGGGAGCGTTCTCTGAACGACATGATCGGGTACTCGGTGATCCATGACCTCCCGATCCTTGAGTGCCGCCAACACGTCAAACTGAGCAAGCCGGCCTTTGCCGCGGCCGAGCGTCTGTCCCAGATGATCGACGGACTCGCCCAGTGGCCGCCGCTGTATCTGGCGGAGTGGGCGCTGGACCCGGAGATGGGCGGCTTTCAGGACACGCTCAAGGAACTGTCGAAGACGGCCGACAAGCCTAAGACAATGTACGAGCGCCGCCTGACTACGATCATGTCGATCGAGGAGGCCATCCAGGGACGGTTCGGCACGAGCGACCAGGGGAAGGCGGACGCCGAGTACAGCCGGTCCGAGCAGTGGGAAATCGTGCAGGAGTTGGCCCTGGCCGCGCCGGATGAGGAAGCCGAGCAGGACGCAGTGACGGTCGCGACGGTCTTCCGGGTGAAGGGCCTCGAGTACCACACGGTGCATATCGCCGGCATGTCGGACGGGCTGATGCCGATGCGGCGCAGCAGCGACAAGCCTCCCATGTTCGACGAAGACGAGGACGAAGCGGCGCAGAACGTCGAGGAAGAACGGCGGCTGTCCTACGTCGCCGCGACCCGGGCGCGGGAGCGGCTGGTGGTGCATCATGCCGATCGGATCCACTGGGGCTACGACGAGGACTTCTTTACCCCTTCTGGCTTCGCGGACGAGATGGGGCTGACCTGGCGCGAGGTCGAGCCGGTCGGGGATGCCGGGGCCGGGGTGTCCGGCAGCCGGGAGATCGTCATGGAGGCGCTTCAGGAGGCTGCCGAGTCGGAATAG
- a CDS encoding phosphoadenosine phosphosulfate reductase family protein: MSIPMDTSALRAHALDQFRDLFAKNEVLAFATSFGKDSTASLNLGLEAAIAHRQAGGDVPPILVLHTDTTVENPAVRVYADRMIEHVETFAAAHGLDVRVKVSKPSLLSQWPVHVVSGRRLPTFANRAHRRCSVEYKRSPAERTLKVAQGVLEAEGHDRMPVVVLGTRMDESAGRAIRMTRRGEGAHVNETRDPDTGTVTARSFAPLADWSTDDVWAYLADAGRDHAYPGFAPDFTDTIELYRDSAGECVIVNAVASSTPAAACGARHGCWACTVSGSSDKSMETLLAQPQYAYMQGLNDLRNWLVATQHDFSKRRWIGRKADPVTGHIPIIPGDYSADTARWLLAVLISLDCAEAERAAAFRRSVETGEVENDPGVRSLRAEAADPERVERKVQRYIETMQRPQFRIITPEVLLAIDFLWSVDALHAPHEALRVWQEVVEEGHRVFAPGYTPETPQQPAPAKAWHPPLPAPAITGIHGAVAEAADESGCALYSIRPVRGEDVRPDGRVVTREHREATEAVASINEGEAFGFDAEGMTLFLEHEWDACLRLNRDWHTGAARTSRTEAALRYLRLGVVNVASGRAAQVASMVERGQRWERAGLHGQAAPDAILGRCLDDAAHTALRDRQMEDADQQADVERAIEARMDARYARRSGLGESAGRIRLARQRMKRELPRLRARMLALESAVDEGLTHVDGEAVFSALSRFSRDWKEWRRLALDGDNAAHLAPLFLRIEASVQADLARVLAEPEANALRFLLGFGMALSYRNAEARAAQARQASERARQEREGWRLGDAQFALPGFG, from the coding sequence ATGTCGATTCCCATGGATACTTCCGCCCTGCGTGCGCACGCTCTGGACCAGTTCCGCGACCTGTTCGCGAAGAACGAGGTCTTGGCGTTCGCCACGTCGTTTGGCAAGGACTCGACCGCCAGCCTGAACCTCGGGCTCGAGGCGGCCATTGCGCATCGTCAGGCGGGCGGGGACGTACCGCCGATCCTCGTTCTGCACACGGATACCACCGTCGAGAATCCGGCCGTGCGCGTGTATGCCGACCGGATGATCGAGCATGTCGAGACGTTCGCAGCGGCCCACGGCCTCGATGTCCGTGTGAAGGTATCCAAGCCCTCGCTGCTGTCGCAATGGCCCGTGCATGTCGTCTCCGGGCGTCGTCTGCCCACGTTCGCGAACCGTGCTCACCGGCGCTGCTCGGTCGAGTACAAGCGCAGTCCGGCGGAACGCACCCTGAAGGTCGCCCAAGGGGTGCTGGAGGCCGAAGGCCATGACCGGATGCCGGTGGTGGTGCTGGGGACGCGCATGGACGAATCGGCTGGACGCGCGATCCGCATGACCCGGCGCGGGGAAGGTGCCCACGTCAACGAGACCCGCGACCCGGATACCGGCACGGTGACGGCCCGCAGCTTCGCGCCGCTGGCCGACTGGTCCACCGACGACGTGTGGGCCTACCTGGCGGATGCCGGGCGCGATCACGCGTATCCGGGGTTCGCCCCGGACTTCACGGATACCATCGAGCTGTACCGGGACTCGGCCGGGGAGTGTGTGATCGTGAACGCCGTCGCCAGCTCGACCCCGGCGGCGGCCTGTGGCGCCCGTCACGGCTGCTGGGCCTGCACCGTGTCCGGATCCTCGGACAAGAGCATGGAAACCCTGCTGGCGCAGCCTCAGTACGCCTACATGCAAGGCTTGAACGACCTGCGCAACTGGCTGGTCGCCACCCAGCACGATTTCTCGAAGCGCCGCTGGATCGGGCGCAAGGCCGACCCGGTGACCGGGCACATCCCGATCATCCCCGGCGACTACTCGGCCGATACCGCCCGCTGGCTGCTGGCCGTGCTGATCTCGCTGGACTGCGCGGAAGCCGAGCGCGCCGCGGCGTTCCGGCGTTCCGTTGAAACAGGGGAGGTAGAGAACGACCCCGGCGTGCGCAGTCTGCGCGCCGAGGCCGCCGACCCCGAGCGGGTCGAACGGAAGGTGCAGCGGTATATCGAGACGATGCAGCGGCCGCAGTTCCGCATCATCACCCCCGAGGTTCTGCTGGCAATCGATTTCCTCTGGTCGGTCGACGCCCTGCACGCGCCCCACGAGGCACTGCGCGTGTGGCAGGAGGTAGTCGAGGAAGGGCATCGGGTGTTCGCGCCTGGCTACACCCCGGAGACGCCCCAGCAGCCCGCTCCGGCTAAGGCCTGGCACCCGCCACTCCCGGCCCCTGCAATTACCGGCATCCACGGGGCCGTCGCGGAGGCGGCTGATGAGTCCGGTTGCGCCCTGTACTCCATCCGTCCGGTGCGGGGCGAGGATGTGCGACCGGATGGCCGGGTCGTGACCCGCGAGCACAGGGAGGCGACCGAAGCTGTCGCGTCGATCAATGAGGGGGAGGCCTTCGGCTTCGATGCGGAGGGCATGACGCTGTTCCTCGAGCACGAATGGGACGCCTGCCTGCGCCTGAACCGCGACTGGCATACGGGCGCGGCCCGAACCAGTCGCACGGAGGCGGCGCTTCGCTACCTGCGTCTGGGCGTGGTGAACGTCGCCTCCGGGCGGGCGGCCCAGGTCGCCTCCATGGTGGAGCGAGGCCAACGCTGGGAGCGTGCGGGTCTGCATGGACAGGCCGCGCCGGACGCGATCCTCGGTCGTTGCCTCGACGACGCGGCGCATACGGCGCTGCGGGATCGGCAGATGGAAGATGCGGATCAGCAGGCCGATGTGGAGCGGGCGATCGAGGCACGGATGGATGCTCGCTATGCCCGCCGCAGTGGTCTCGGGGAATCCGCCGGGCGCATTCGCCTGGCCCGCCAGCGCATGAAGCGCGAGCTGCCCCGGCTGCGGGCACGGATGCTGGCACTGGAATCGGCCGTGGACGAGGGCCTGACCCATGTGGACGGAGAGGCGGTCTTCTCGGCCCTGTCCCGGTTCTCTCGCGACTGGAAGGAATGGCGTCGGTTGGCGCTGGATGGGGATAATGCCGCGCATCTGGCCCCGCTGTTCCTGCGCATCGAGGCCTCTGTTCAGGCGGATCTGGCGCGGGTTCTGGCGGAGCCGGAGGCCAACGCGCTGCGGTTCCTGCTGGGGTTCGGAATGGCGCTGTCGTACCGCAACGCTGAGGCTCGGGCGGCTCAGGCTCGGCAGGCGTCCGAGCGGGCTCGTCAGGAGCGGGAAGGCTGGCGGCTGGGGGATGCGCAGTTTGCGCTCCCGGGGTTTGGCTGA
- a CDS encoding MbcA/ParS/Xre antitoxin family protein — translation MHARSYERPQEDRKALAKMVTQAFKNWDLENEESLAMLGLSEGSRGSLSRYRNGEPLNQNRDMMERAGHILAIHKNLRLMFPHDRERAYQWMRTRNRAFNNLTPAEVVSQYGFQGLLMVRAYLDRARGH, via the coding sequence ATGCACGCACGCAGCTACGAACGTCCGCAGGAAGACCGCAAGGCCCTGGCTAAGATGGTCACGCAGGCGTTCAAGAACTGGGACCTTGAGAACGAAGAGTCTCTGGCCATGCTGGGGCTGTCCGAAGGCAGCCGCGGGTCGCTCTCGCGCTATCGCAATGGCGAACCCCTGAACCAGAACCGCGACATGATGGAGCGGGCCGGTCACATCCTGGCCATCCACAAGAACCTGCGCCTGATGTTCCCACACGACCGGGAGCGGGCCTACCAGTGGATGCGGACCCGCAACCGCGCCTTCAACAACCTGACGCCGGCTGAAGTCGTTTCGCAGTACGGGTTCCAGGGACTGTTGATGGTGAGGGCCTACCTGGATCGAGCGCGCGGGCACTGA